One window of Desulfovibrio sp. genomic DNA carries:
- a CDS encoding class III extradiol ring-cleavage dioxygenase, with protein sequence MSACRALTLQARRNMAMPAFYIPHGGGPCFFMDWSPADTWNALGNWLRSIPASLPQPPRAQLVFSAHWEQTEFTLLTTRHPDLYYDYYDFPPHTYELKWPAPAAPELFDRVRQCLQTVGIPLAEDNTRDFDHGVFIPGMLMYPQAQIPTLQISLRLGLDPQEHLALGRALAPLRDEGVLFVGSGMSFHNMRAFRYGDNTPIDGAEIFDDWLAETVCNPQPSVRNAALAEWEKAPGARFAHPREEHLIPLMVLAGAAGTAQGKLAWHGRAMGAPLSAFSFD encoded by the coding sequence ATGTCTGCGTGCCGTGCCCTAACCCTGCAAGCGAGGCGAAACATGGCAATGCCCGCATTTTACATTCCTCACGGCGGCGGCCCCTGCTTTTTTATGGACTGGTCACCGGCTGATACATGGAATGCCCTTGGCAACTGGCTGCGCTCCATTCCCGCAAGCCTGCCGCAACCACCTAGGGCGCAGCTCGTTTTTTCCGCCCACTGGGAGCAGACGGAATTTACCCTGCTCACTACGCGTCATCCTGACCTGTATTACGATTATTACGACTTTCCGCCGCATACCTATGAGCTGAAGTGGCCTGCCCCTGCCGCGCCAGAACTGTTTGACCGCGTGCGCCAGTGCCTGCAGACCGTGGGCATACCTCTGGCAGAGGACAATACCCGCGACTTTGACCACGGCGTGTTTATTCCCGGCATGCTCATGTATCCGCAAGCGCAGATTCCCACCCTGCAGATATCGCTGCGGCTAGGGCTTGACCCGCAGGAGCATCTGGCGCTTGGCCGTGCGCTGGCCCCATTGCGCGACGAGGGAGTACTGTTTGTGGGCAGCGGCATGAGCTTTCACAACATGCGGGCCTTCCGCTACGGCGACAATACGCCCATAGACGGTGCAGAGATTTTTGACGACTGGCTGGCCGAAACCGTGTGCAATCCTCAGCCCTCTGTACGCAATGCTGCCCTCGCAGAATGGGAAAAAGCCCCCGGCGCGCGCTTTGCCCACCCGCGAGAGGAACATCTTATTCCGCTTATGGTACTTGCAGGAGCCGCGGGAACTGCTCAGGGCAAGCTTGCCTGGCACGGCAGAGCCATGGGTGCGCCGCTCTCGGCATTTTCTTTTGACTAG
- a CDS encoding 4Fe-4S dicluster domain-containing protein, with protein MSLTRRNFLVGAASAAGLSAMNLKAANATGLPGDTADPAAEYATLLDIEKCIGCGQCVEGCHERNGHRFPEVKKPLPVMFPPGTKDEDWSARRDVDDRLTPYNWLYIESVTVQKNGAPLELHIPRRCLHCTNPPCANLCPWGAASRQPDTGTVSIDSQTCLGGAKCRTVCPWHIPQRQSGVGLYLDLMPRFAGNGVMYKCDRCADSFAHGQLPACVEVCPQQVQTIGPRHEILAQAQQLAQKRGAYLYGVTENGGTNTFYLSPVPFSEIARQSKPGPGKPTMGPVADSMAQAGNLTRMLVAAPLVGVAGAMVNVARKGQPQPRSAHSLRDPQVETSQTGGLLKKIWVALALLLGFTGMMQLPVASRYGIAKIPGLTWTGDFYTTLSIHYALAALLLALGCYWLVVMGLGRLRGHLTFWGKVRLGVLGIVVLTGLARVAKNLPSITFSAGTTTFVDLVHLGFAVLLGIICLTLWIKGRGAWHEDD; from the coding sequence ATGAGTCTGACCCGGCGCAATTTTCTGGTAGGCGCGGCCTCTGCTGCGGGCCTTTCTGCTATGAATCTTAAAGCCGCCAACGCAACTGGCCTGCCCGGTGATACGGCAGACCCGGCAGCGGAATATGCAACTCTGCTTGATATTGAAAAATGCATTGGTTGTGGCCAGTGCGTTGAAGGCTGCCACGAACGCAACGGGCACCGTTTTCCTGAAGTAAAAAAGCCTCTGCCGGTGATGTTTCCGCCTGGAACCAAGGACGAGGACTGGTCGGCCAGGCGCGATGTGGACGACCGCCTGACCCCCTACAACTGGCTGTATATTGAGAGCGTGACCGTGCAGAAAAACGGCGCGCCGCTTGAGCTGCACATACCCCGCCGCTGTCTGCACTGCACCAACCCGCCCTGCGCAAACCTCTGCCCTTGGGGCGCGGCCAGCAGGCAACCCGATACTGGCACCGTGAGCATAGACAGCCAGACCTGTCTTGGCGGGGCCAAGTGCCGCACGGTCTGCCCCTGGCACATTCCCCAGCGGCAATCGGGCGTGGGCCTGTACCTTGACCTCATGCCGCGTTTTGCGGGCAATGGCGTCATGTACAAGTGCGACCGCTGCGCAGACAGCTTTGCCCACGGCCAGCTGCCCGCCTGTGTGGAAGTTTGCCCCCAGCAGGTGCAGACCATCGGCCCGCGCCACGAAATTCTTGCACAGGCCCAGCAGCTGGCGCAAAAGCGCGGCGCGTATCTGTACGGCGTGACCGAAAACGGCGGCACAAACACATTCTATCTTTCGCCTGTTCCCTTCAGTGAGATCGCCAGGCAGTCCAAACCCGGCCCCGGCAAACCCACCATGGGGCCGGTGGCTGACTCCATGGCGCAGGCGGGCAACCTCACCCGCATGCTGGTTGCTGCACCGCTGGTGGGCGTGGCCGGAGCCATGGTAAACGTGGCCCGAAAGGGCCAGCCCCAGCCCCGAAGTGCGCACAGCCTGCGCGACCCGCAGGTCGAGACCAGTCAGACCGGCGGACTGCTCAAAAAAATCTGGGTAGCCCTGGCATTGCTGCTGGGCTTTACGGGCATGATGCAACTGCCCGTGGCCAGCAGGTACGGCATTGCCAAAATACCCGGTCTGACCTGGACCGGAGATTTTTACACCACGCTGAGCATTCACTATGCTCTTGCGGCCCTGCTGCTGGCTCTGGGCTGTTACTGGCTGGTTGTGATGGGTCTCGGCAGATTGCGTGGGCACCTTACCTTCTGGGGCAAGGTGCGCCTGGGCGTTCTGGGCATAGTTGTGCTCACGGGGCTGGCCCGTGTTGCCAAAAATCTGCCCTCTATCACGTTTTCTGCTGGCACAACCACCTTTGTGGATCTTGTGCACCTTGGCTTTGCCGTGCTGCTTGGTATTATATGCCTGACCCTGTGGATAAAGGGGCGTGGCGCATGGCACGAGGATGATTAG
- a CDS encoding GyrI-like domain-containing protein, whose product MSKPFAVVLMHHHSVRLVGVNINTNLHQAPIDCPRLWNDVFAPRMPELSGKAPHLYQGPSYGVSVFTDHQGLAFDYWAAMEAPEVAAPPAGMSEVVLPGGLYACCRIPAAGMLREAYDYMYDEWPNTAEGHAVQVDSPCFERYDSRFFQSGTHDVYVPVLPRKA is encoded by the coding sequence ATGTCAAAGCCTTTTGCCGTAGTGTTGATGCACCATCACAGTGTGCGCCTTGTGGGTGTGAACATAAACACCAATCTGCACCAGGCCCCCATTGATTGCCCCAGGCTGTGGAACGACGTGTTCGCCCCCCGCATGCCGGAGCTGAGCGGCAAAGCCCCGCACCTGTATCAGGGACCTTCCTACGGCGTGTCTGTCTTTACTGACCATCAGGGTCTGGCCTTTGACTACTGGGCAGCCATGGAGGCCCCGGAAGTGGCTGCTCCGCCCGCAGGCATGAGCGAGGTAGTGCTGCCCGGCGGGCTTTATGCCTGCTGCCGCATACCGGCCGCTGGCATGCTGCGTGAAGCGTACGACTACATGTACGACGAATGGCCCAACACCGCCGAAGGCCATGCCGTGCAGGTCGACAGCCCCTGCTTTGAACGCTACGACAGCCGCTTTTTTCAATCTGGCACACACGACGTGTATGTGCCTGTTTTGCCCCGCAAGGCCTGA
- a CDS encoding L-2-amino-thiazoline-4-carboxylic acid hydrolase — protein sequence MYSAAPCTRRTFCSLALGTCAALLLPCSALASIAQGIGKPVSDEALKAEFAGMCEGAEQMLTGQRPVQDLRAMFAAAKKAHARLLPMPDIGGPENLTYPSFLVGPQYAALYTAMRPCGFSARDVGKLVYDLAVYSFEAQKEVYRANGQRFFSPEYFALLQAWAQRSQQRRYPMDWVQTVFRGDGRDFDIGVDYTECGLVKYFASLGMPELAPYPCRVDFPTARAEGTGLARTTTLATGGKMCDFRYKQGREVTQGWDL from the coding sequence ATGTATTCCGCAGCCCCATGCACCCGCCGTACCTTTTGCTCGCTTGCTCTAGGCACCTGCGCAGCCCTGCTGTTGCCCTGCTCTGCCCTTGCGTCCATTGCGCAGGGCATTGGCAAACCTGTGAGCGACGAGGCTCTCAAAGCCGAATTTGCCGGTATGTGCGAGGGCGCGGAGCAGATGCTGACAGGGCAGCGGCCCGTGCAGGATTTGCGCGCCATGTTTGCAGCGGCCAAAAAAGCTCACGCCCGGCTGCTGCCCATGCCCGATATCGGCGGGCCAGAAAATCTGACCTACCCCAGCTTTCTGGTGGGGCCGCAGTATGCCGCCCTGTATACGGCCATGCGCCCCTGCGGGTTCAGCGCACGGGATGTTGGCAAGCTGGTTTACGATCTTGCCGTGTACAGCTTTGAAGCCCAAAAGGAAGTTTACCGGGCCAACGGGCAGCGCTTTTTTTCGCCAGAGTATTTTGCACTGCTGCAGGCCTGGGCGCAGCGCAGCCAGCAGCGGCGCTACCCCATGGACTGGGTGCAGACGGTATTCAGGGGTGATGGGCGTGATTTTGATATCGGCGTAGACTACACCGAGTGCGGGCTGGTCAAGTATTTTGCGTCGCTGGGCATGCCTGAGCTTGCGCCGTATCCCTGCCGGGTGGATTTTCCCACTGCGCGGGCAGAGGGCACAGGCCTTGCGCGCACCACAACCCTGGCCACAGGTGGCAAGATGTGCGACTTCCGCTACAAGCAGGGCAGGGAAGTGACGCAGGGCTGGGACCTGTAG
- a CDS encoding DUF4910 domain-containing protein, whose amino-acid sequence MTSFHDLLRSLFPICRSITGNGVRQTLRMLQVELPELRTFEVPSGSKVFDWTIPDEWNITGARLTGPSGEVIANFADSNLHVMGYSEPVDCTISLEDLQSHLHSLPEMPNAIPYVTSYYARRWGFCLTHEQRQKLVPGMYHAVIDSTLAPGNLTYGELVIPGQCEKEIFISTYICHPSMANNELSGPVVATALAQWVAQQPRRYTYRFVFVPETIGSITYLSRNHEALRRNVVAGFNLTCMGDERAYSYLPSRKGDTMADKAALHVLRHFAPDFIRYTFLDRESDERQYCSPGIDLPLCSVMRSKYHVYPEYHTSLDDCSLVTQKGLEGSVNIMTRILETLEENVVYEPRVLCEPQLGKRGLYPTLSTKTSCTEQVNLMMDLLAYADGNTTLLEEADIVGRDIFRCAETMRKLVAKDVLAIKKC is encoded by the coding sequence ATGACGAGCTTCCACGACCTTTTACGCAGCCTTTTTCCCATATGCCGCAGCATAACAGGCAACGGGGTACGGCAGACGTTGCGCATGTTACAGGTAGAATTGCCCGAGTTGCGAACCTTTGAAGTACCTTCGGGCTCCAAGGTTTTTGACTGGACAATTCCTGACGAGTGGAACATCACCGGGGCCCGTCTCACCGGCCCTTCTGGCGAAGTCATCGCCAACTTTGCCGATTCAAACCTGCATGTGATGGGCTATTCCGAACCGGTGGACTGCACGATTTCGCTTGAGGATCTGCAAAGCCACCTGCATTCATTGCCTGAAATGCCCAATGCCATTCCCTACGTTACTTCGTACTATGCCCGCCGCTGGGGTTTCTGCCTCACGCACGAGCAGCGGCAAAAGCTTGTGCCCGGCATGTACCATGCAGTTATCGATTCCACACTTGCTCCGGGCAACCTGACCTACGGTGAGCTTGTCATACCCGGCCAGTGTGAAAAAGAAATTTTCATTTCCACCTACATCTGCCATCCCTCCATGGCCAACAACGAGCTTTCCGGCCCGGTGGTGGCCACGGCTCTGGCCCAGTGGGTGGCCCAGCAGCCCCGCCGCTACACCTACCGCTTTGTTTTTGTGCCAGAAACCATCGGTTCCATCACCTATCTGAGCCGCAATCACGAAGCCCTGCGCCGCAATGTGGTGGCAGGCTTCAACCTTACCTGCATGGGCGACGAGCGGGCCTATTCCTACCTGCCCAGCCGCAAGGGCGACACCATGGCAGACAAGGCGGCCCTGCACGTGCTGCGGCACTTTGCGCCCGATTTTATCCGCTACACCTTTCTTGACCGCGAAAGCGACGAGCGCCAATACTGCTCGCCCGGCATTGACCTGCCCCTGTGCAGCGTCATGCGCAGCAAGTACCACGTCTACCCCGAGTACCACACCTCGCTGGACGACTGCTCGCTGGTTACGCAAAAAGGCCTTGAGGGCAGCGTAAACATCATGACACGCATACTTGAGACCCTGGAAGAAAACGTGGTCTACGAACCGCGGGTGCTGTGCGAACCGCAGCTGGGCAAGCGGGGCCTTTACCCAACCTTGAGCACCAAGACATCCTGTACCGAGCAGGTCAATCTGATGATGGACCTGCTGGCCTATGCCGACGGCAACACCACCCTGCTGGAAGAAGCCGACATTGTGGGCAGGGATATCTTTCGCTGTGCGGAAACCATGCGCAAACTGGTTGCAAAGGACGTGCTGGCAATCAAAAAGTGCTGA
- a CDS encoding Ldh family oxidoreductase codes for MPAVSLAEAQNLGEKILMAHNVAQRNATFTITSLLRAEMEGLPSHGFSRIPYYAAQSAAGKVDGHAVPLVERPRSGVVAVDARCGFAFSAFADGLPVAAQAARESGVALLAVRNSHHAGVLGFPVADLAEQGLVALGFANSPASLAPYGGSKVTFGTNPLAMACPRKNSPPLVIDLSMGLLARGKILQAAKKGELIPEGAAVDAQGNPTRDPAKAFDGALLPFGGPKGYALALIVEIMSAALTGAALAIEASSLFTPDGPAPRLGQSFLIMDPSASAGANFVDRVEQLLTFITDQPGTRLPGDRRIGLSQAAKQSNSIDLPEDLLIQLRELC; via the coding sequence ATGCCAGCCGTATCCCTCGCCGAAGCACAAAATCTGGGCGAAAAAATCCTTATGGCCCACAACGTGGCGCAGCGAAATGCCACCTTCACCATCACTTCGCTTCTGCGGGCTGAGATGGAAGGGCTGCCCTCGCATGGGTTTTCGCGCATACCCTATTACGCGGCGCAGTCGGCTGCGGGCAAGGTAGACGGCCATGCCGTGCCGCTGGTGGAGCGCCCCAGATCTGGCGTTGTAGCTGTTGACGCCCGTTGCGGTTTTGCCTTCAGCGCTTTTGCCGACGGCCTGCCTGTGGCGGCTCAGGCCGCAAGGGAATCGGGCGTGGCCCTGCTGGCCGTGCGCAATTCGCACCATGCCGGCGTGCTGGGCTTTCCTGTGGCTGATCTGGCGGAGCAGGGTCTTGTGGCGCTGGGCTTTGCCAACAGCCCCGCCTCGCTGGCTCCCTACGGCGGGTCAAAGGTTACCTTTGGTACCAACCCGCTAGCCATGGCCTGCCCACGTAAAAACTCGCCACCTCTTGTGATCGACCTTTCCATGGGGCTGCTTGCACGCGGCAAGATTTTGCAGGCTGCCAAGAAGGGCGAGCTTATTCCAGAGGGCGCGGCCGTGGACGCGCAGGGCAATCCCACGCGCGATCCGGCCAAGGCCTTTGACGGCGCGCTGCTGCCTTTTGGCGGTCCCAAGGGTTACGCGCTGGCCCTGATTGTGGAAATAATGTCGGCCGCGCTTACAGGTGCCGCGCTGGCCATCGAAGCCTCATCGTTGTTCACGCCCGACGGCCCCGCGCCGCGGCTTGGGCAGAGCTTCCTGATTATGGATCCTTCTGCCAGTGCAGGGGCAAACTTTGTGGACCGGGTGGAGCAGCTGCTGACCTTTATCACCGACCAGCCCGGCACGCGTTTGCCGGGTGACCGGCGCATAGGCCTGAGCCAGGCAGCCAAACAAAGCAACAGCATTGATCTGCCGGAAGACCTGCTGATCCAGTTACGGGAGCTCTGCTAG
- a CDS encoding DUF554 domain-containing protein codes for MIGPIVNSGGLFIGGIIGVVFADIFPERLKKALPSIFGVITLCLGATLVGKASALPAVTISLILGTMVGEIMYAEALLQKVLRAIFGLLKSKRMGDENFSLTVITLVAAFCFGSMGFLGAFHEGLTGNPDILLTKAALDMFTGVVFGSFMGFSVSLIAVPQFVILALIYMGATTIAPLMTPAMLNDFTACGGVIFVATGLRMCDIKIFPVINMLPALGIILPLSYLWELYFPFK; via the coding sequence ATGATCGGGCCCATTGTGAACAGTGGCGGACTTTTTATCGGTGGTATCATCGGCGTTGTTTTTGCCGATATTTTTCCTGAACGGCTCAAAAAGGCCCTGCCTTCCATCTTTGGCGTCATAACCCTGTGTCTGGGCGCAACCCTTGTGGGTAAAGCCTCGGCTCTGCCAGCCGTGACGATTTCGCTCATTCTCGGCACCATGGTGGGCGAAATTATGTATGCCGAGGCCCTGCTACAAAAGGTTTTGCGGGCCATATTCGGCCTGCTGAAAAGCAAGCGTATGGGCGACGAAAACTTTTCCCTGACGGTCATAACCCTGGTGGCCGCATTCTGCTTTGGCAGCATGGGCTTTTTGGGGGCCTTTCACGAGGGGCTCACCGGCAATCCCGACATTCTGCTGACCAAGGCCGCGCTGGACATGTTTACCGGCGTGGTTTTCGGCTCCTTCATGGGCTTTTCCGTAAGCCTTATCGCCGTGCCGCAGTTTGTCATTCTGGCGCTCATCTACATGGGGGCCACCACCATTGCCCCGCTCATGACCCCGGCCATGCTCAACGATTTTACCGCCTGCGGCGGTGTTATTTTTGTGGCAACGGGCCTGCGCATGTGCGACATCAAGATATTCCCTGTCATCAACATGCTGCCCGCTCTGGGCATCATTTTACCGCTCTCGTATCTCTGGGAGCTGTATTTTCCCTTCAAATAG
- a CDS encoding sulfite exporter TauE/SafE family protein: MVYVLIAICGIVAGAISGVVGTGSSIILLPVLSLAFGPKAAIPIMAIASIAGNASRVLAWRRQISLRAFAWYSVAAVPAAVLGVRTLWVMPADVSNLCIGLFFFALIGLRRASRTRGLRLNTRQMAMAGGVVGYLTGVVYSTGPLTIPIFAGFGLAKGALLATEAAASIAVYLAKALAFGAVGGLPLPVLCNGLVVGATLAVGTFVGKRFVLGMPEATFSLLIDMMLACAGLVMTGGALLA, from the coding sequence GTGGTCTACGTGCTCATCGCCATATGCGGTATAGTGGCCGGGGCCATCAGCGGGGTTGTGGGCACAGGCTCGTCCATCATCCTGCTGCCGGTGCTGAGTCTGGCTTTTGGCCCCAAGGCGGCCATTCCCATCATGGCCATTGCTTCTATTGCGGGCAATGCCTCGCGCGTGCTGGCCTGGCGGCGGCAGATCAGCCTGCGGGCCTTTGCCTGGTATTCGGTTGCCGCTGTGCCGGCTGCGGTGCTGGGCGTGCGCACGCTCTGGGTTATGCCGGCGGATGTTTCCAATCTGTGTATCGGCCTGTTTTTTTTCGCGCTCATCGGTCTGAGGCGGGCCAGCCGCACGCGCGGCCTGCGGCTCAATACCCGCCAGATGGCCATGGCCGGGGGCGTGGTGGGCTACCTGACAGGCGTTGTGTATTCCACGGGGCCGCTGACCATCCCCATCTTTGCCGGTTTTGGACTGGCCAAGGGTGCGCTGCTCGCCACAGAGGCGGCGGCCTCCATCGCCGTGTATCTGGCAAAGGCGCTGGCCTTTGGCGCGGTGGGCGGCCTGCCCCTGCCCGTGCTGTGCAACGGCCTTGTGGTGGGGGCAACACTGGCGGTGGGTACGTTTGTGGGCAAACGCTTTGTACTGGGCATGCCCGAGGCGACCTTCAGCCTGCTCATCGACATGATGCTTGCCTGCGCTGGACTGGTGATGACAGGCGGCGCGCTGCTTGCATAG
- the larA gene encoding nickel-dependent lactate racemase, translating to MAQHYMKYGDKKFCVGLDSGLMAAELHSNAVALPGKSALEHINDALDNPIGSPRLEEMLKPGQTVCVIVPDSTRLWQSPNVYVPAVVARLNKCGIRDADIRILTATGTHRPMSREEHIAIVSEDIYNRIGVIDHKCRDTADMVKAGVTSNGTEVWFNRVAMESDHIILTGGVVYHFLAGYGGGPKYLLPGIASYETIQRHHNLALNEGFGSGTNAAVRSANMESSNIFHADLEEAALLAKPSFLLNVVVDDSYNIIKAVAGDMVLAHREACALVDAIDGVNVAERTPLVIASAGGAPKDINFYQTIKTLANALAVVSEGGTIIILSACTEGFGSADTRHQICDFSTMEEREKDLRENFSIGSYVGFLFAESAEKHHLIMVSAMDAADFAKTKIHITRTLDEALALAKELNNGRELRATLLPHGANTLPKLAGNC from the coding sequence ATGGCACAGCATTACATGAAGTACGGCGACAAGAAATTTTGTGTGGGGCTCGATAGCGGGCTTATGGCAGCAGAGCTGCATTCCAACGCGGTTGCACTGCCTGGAAAAAGCGCCCTTGAGCACATCAACGATGCTCTGGACAATCCCATTGGCAGCCCCCGGCTGGAAGAAATGCTCAAACCAGGACAGACCGTATGCGTGATTGTGCCCGACTCCACCCGCCTGTGGCAGTCGCCCAATGTCTATGTGCCTGCCGTGGTCGCCCGGCTGAACAAATGTGGAATCCGCGATGCCGACATTCGCATTCTCACGGCCACGGGCACGCACCGGCCCATGTCGCGTGAGGAGCACATAGCCATTGTTTCCGAGGATATTTACAACCGCATTGGGGTTATCGACCACAAGTGTCGCGATACGGCAGACATGGTCAAGGCTGGCGTGACCAGCAACGGCACCGAAGTGTGGTTTAACCGCGTGGCCATGGAAAGCGACCATATCATCCTGACTGGCGGCGTGGTGTACCATTTTCTGGCCGGGTACGGCGGCGGCCCCAAGTATCTGCTGCCCGGCATCGCCAGCTACGAGACCATCCAGAGGCACCATAATCTTGCCCTCAACGAGGGCTTTGGCAGTGGCACCAACGCGGCCGTGCGCAGCGCCAACATGGAGAGCAGCAATATTTTTCATGCTGATCTTGAAGAAGCCGCCCTGCTTGCCAAACCCAGCTTTTTGCTCAACGTGGTGGTGGACGACAGCTATAACATCATCAAGGCTGTGGCTGGCGACATGGTGCTGGCCCATCGCGAAGCCTGTGCCCTGGTGGACGCCATAGACGGTGTCAACGTGGCCGAACGCACGCCGCTGGTTATTGCCAGCGCGGGCGGCGCCCCCAAGGATATCAATTTTTACCAGACCATCAAAACCCTGGCCAACGCCCTTGCGGTGGTGAGCGAGGGCGGCACGATCATCATCCTTTCAGCATGCACCGAGGGTTTTGGCAGTGCGGACACCCGGCACCAGATATGTGATTTCAGCACCATGGAAGAACGCGAAAAAGACCTGCGCGAAAACTTTTCCATCGGCAGCTATGTGGGATTTCTGTTTGCGGAATCGGCGGAAAAGCACCATCTCATCATGGTAAGCGCCATGGATGCGGCAGACTTTGCCAAAACAAAGATACACATCACCAGAACCCTCGACGAAGCCCTTGCACTTGCAAAAGAATTGAACAATGGCAGGGAGCTGCGTGCAACCCTGTTGCCCCACGGGGCCAATACCCTGCCCAAGCTTGCGGGCAACTGTTAG
- a CDS encoding lipoate--protein ligase, with product MRFIYNASTDAPFNLATEEWLLHNSDTDVFMLWRNAPAVIVGRNQNSHSEINADYVQQHRIPVVRRLTGGGAVFHDLGNINFTFISLNNQSGLLDFRRFATPIIEALNALNVPCEFNGRNDMVVGESKISGNAQHAHRDRLLHHGTLLYSANLDSVCAALKPSPAKYVDKSVKSVRGRVRNIVDFMPKPMAIEEFINYLMAYVANDQKAEISRLSHDEIEAIEKLAEERYRSWYWNYGYSPNYAFERTTKTPGGVLDVRMDVRNGVIADIRLFGDYFGVRDVVELEDTLCGCRHEREALKRRLALVHIDAYIQGVGERIFLDCLF from the coding sequence ATGCGCTTTATCTATAATGCGAGTACCGATGCACCGTTCAATCTGGCGACGGAAGAATGGCTGCTGCATAATTCAGATACGGACGTATTCATGCTGTGGCGCAATGCTCCTGCCGTAATTGTAGGACGCAACCAGAACAGCCATTCCGAAATCAACGCAGATTACGTGCAGCAACACCGTATCCCCGTGGTGCGCAGGCTTACCGGCGGGGGAGCTGTTTTTCACGATCTGGGCAATATCAACTTTACCTTCATCAGCCTCAACAACCAGTCTGGCCTGTTGGATTTCAGGCGGTTCGCCACGCCGATCATCGAGGCACTCAATGCCCTGAACGTTCCCTGCGAATTTAATGGCCGCAACGACATGGTGGTGGGAGAAAGCAAAATTTCGGGCAATGCGCAGCACGCGCACCGCGACCGGCTGCTGCATCACGGAACCCTGCTGTACAGCGCAAACCTCGATTCGGTCTGCGCCGCTCTCAAGCCCAGCCCTGCCAAATACGTCGACAAATCCGTCAAAAGCGTACGTGGGCGTGTGCGCAACATTGTGGATTTCATGCCCAAACCCATGGCAATTGAGGAATTCATCAACTATCTCATGGCCTATGTTGCCAATGACCAGAAGGCAGAAATCTCGCGTCTGAGCCACGATGAAATAGAGGCCATCGAAAAGCTGGCCGAAGAGCGTTACCGGTCGTGGTACTGGAATTACGGTTATTCGCCCAATTACGCCTTTGAGCGCACCACCAAAACCCCCGGCGGCGTGCTGGACGTGCGTATGGACGTGCGCAACGGCGTGATTGCCGACATTCGCCTGTTTGGCGACTATTTTGGCGTACGTGACGTGGTGGAGCTTGAGGATACGCTTTGCGGCTGCCGTCACGAGCGCGAGGCCCTCAAGCGGCGGCTGGCCCTGGTACACATCGATGCCTACATTCAGGGCGTGGGCGAACGCATCTTTCTTGACTGCCTTTTCTAG
- the slyA gene encoding transcriptional regulator SlyA, protein MSSSTREIVGMTIARTSRMWRNKLDERLSPLGLTQARWLVLMHLSRMGGEAPQKELAISVGVEGPTLVRVLDGLERLGLVQRVGVEGDRRARRVCLTAKADSVISDIMRIGANLRAEALLGITDAELESFYRVLETIMGNLAAAPPE, encoded by the coding sequence ATGAGCTCTTCCACCAGAGAAATAGTTGGCATGACCATTGCCCGTACCTCCCGTATGTGGCGCAACAAGCTTGACGAAAGGCTTTCGCCCCTGGGACTCACGCAGGCGCGCTGGCTGGTGCTTATGCATCTTTCACGCATGGGCGGCGAAGCTCCGCAAAAAGAGCTGGCCATTTCTGTGGGAGTGGAAGGCCCAACCCTTGTGCGCGTGCTGGATGGCCTAGAACGTCTGGGTCTGGTGCAGCGCGTGGGCGTTGAGGGCGACCGCCGTGCCCGGCGCGTGTGCCTTACCGCCAAGGCCGACAGTGTTATAAGCGATATCATGCGTATTGGTGCGAATTTGCGTGCCGAAGCCCTGCTTGGCATCACCGATGCAGAGCTTGAAAGTTTTTACCGCGTGCTTGAAACCATCATGGGCAATCTGGCCGCCGCACCGCCAGAATAG